One window of the Manihot esculenta cultivar AM560-2 chromosome 14, M.esculenta_v8, whole genome shotgun sequence genome contains the following:
- the LOC110600041 gene encoding UDP-glucuronate 4-epimerase 1: MPLLEEELFPSTPGKFKIDRAHTMGRHFHRCFASTSTMFLWALFLIALTASYLSFQSFIDSGSKYLSASWGGIQWEKQVRNSAQIQRAGGMSVLVTGAAGFVGTHVSLALKKRGDGVVGLDNFNNYYDPSLKKARKSLLAKHGIFIVEGDVNDARLLTKLFDVVAFTHVMHLAAQAGVRYAMENPHSYVHSNIAGLVTLLEVCKSADPQPAIVWASSSSVYGLNEKVPFSESDRTDQPASLYAATKKAGEEITHTYNHIYGLSITGLRFFTVYGPWGRPDMAYFTFTRSILQGKPITIYRGKNRVDLARDFTFIDDIVKGCVGSLDTAGKSTGSGGKKRGPAQYRIFNLGNTSPVTVPTLVSILEKHLKMKAKRKIVDMPGNGDVPFTHANISLARRELGYKPTTDLQTGLKKFVKWYLTYYGYNHGKVVN, encoded by the coding sequence ATGCCCTTGTTGGAGGAAGAGCTTTTCCCTTCCACGCCTGGCAAGTTCAAGATCGACCGTGCTCACACCATGGGCCGCCATTTCCATCGGTGTTTTGCCTCTACAAGTACCATGTTCTTGTGGGCTCTTTTCTTGATTGCTTTGACCGCTTCGTATTTGAGTTTCCAGAGCTTTATTGATTCCGGTAGCAAGTATTTATCCGCTTCTTGGGGCGGTATTCAGTGGGAGAAACAAGTCCGGAATTCTGCCCAGATCCAACGAGCCGGTGGCATGTCCGTTCTtgtgactggagctgctggtttcGTCGGTACCCATGTGTCTTTAGCGCTCAAGAAACGCGGAGACGGCGTCGTTGGACTCGATAATTTTAACAACTATTACGATCCATCGTTGAAGAAAGCTCGTAAATCTCTTCTTGCCAAACACGGGATCTTTATCGTCGAAGGCGATGTCAACGACGCGCGTCTCTTAACCAAGCTGTTTGATGTGGTGGCTTTCACTCATGTGATGCACTTGGCGGCTCAAGCAGGAGTCAGATACGCCATGGAGAATCCTCACTCGTATGTTCATTCTAATATAGCCGGCTTGGTCACGCTTCTTGAGGTTTGCAAATCGGCTGATCCCCAGCCGGCGATTGTTTGGGCTTCGTCCAGCTCAGTTTACGGCTTGAACGAAAAAGTTCCTTTCTCTGAATCTGATCGGACCGACCAACCGGCGAGTCTCTACGCGGCGACGAAAAAGGCCGGCGAGGAAATCACCCACACATACAACCACATTTACGGTCTCTCAATTACTGGGTTAAGATTCTTCACTGTGTATGGCCCTTGGGGAAGACCCGACATGGCTTATTTCACGTTCACGAGAAGTATTTTACAGGGGAAACCGATCACGATATACCGGGGCAAGAACCGGGTAGACCTGGCCCGAGATTTcaccttcattgatgatattgtTAAAGGCTGTGTCGGTTCTTTGGATACTGCAGGAAAGAGCACAGGTTCCGGCGGTAAAAAGCGGGGACCGGCACAATATCGGATCTTCAATCTGGGGAATACGTCACCGGTAACGGTACCGACGCTGGTGAGTATATTGGAGAAGCACTTGAAAATGAAAGCGAAGAGGAAGATCGTGGATATGCCAGGAAACGGTGACGTACCATTCACTCACGCGAATATTAGCTTGGCCCGAAGAGAACTCGGGTACAAACCCACAACCGATTTGCAAACCGGATTGAAGAAATTCGTTAAGTGGTATCTCACGTATTATGGCTACAATCACGGAAAAGTTGTAAATTaa